In Nematostella vectensis chromosome 2, jaNemVect1.1, whole genome shotgun sequence, one genomic interval encodes:
- the LOC116619576 gene encoding uncharacterized protein LOC116619576, with translation MTTPRNKGSGIPALAKLHFIGAGRALGYQLELGEGSKSDSRKERKNMPECISTDDREFESTRKKRRRTARLTGVSKLRKAANARERARVKTLNERIVQLKDILPMSDKAVKPTKTDIIWMAAEYIADLREMLRSADTRVGQEEYWSIENNSSAEESAHLGPSLVRSVNVLSPVGSVEGLSAVRSADELSPSESAEESTADLESLMNIDIEDLITLREDQWVLFGEQQFYCCENFGNICPN, from the exons ATGACGACTCCCAGGAATAAGGGAAGTGGAATTCCAGCTCTGGCGAA ACTCCATTTCATTGGGGCCGGCAGAGCACTTGGGTATCAGTTAGAACTGGGAGAAGGGAGTAAGAGTGATTCCCGCAAGGAGAGGAAAAACATGCCAGAGTGCATCTCTACCGATGACAGAGAGTTTGAGTCGACTAGGAAGAAGAGGCGACGTACGGCAAGGCTGACGGGGGTCAGTAAGCTACGGAAAGCTGCAAACGCTCGGGAGAGGGCAAGAGTCAAGACGCTTAACGAACGAATTGTACAACTCAAAGACATACTACCGATGTCGGATAAGGCTGTCAAACCTACTAAGACAGACATCATATGGATGGCTGCGGAATACATTGCCGATCTTCGAGAGATGCTTCGCTCCGCTGATACGCGTGTGGGACAAGAAGAATATTGGAGTATCGAGAACAATAGCAGCGCTGAAGAATCAGCTCACTTAGGACCCTCCCTGGTGAGGTCAGTGAATGTACTTTCCCCGGTAGGGTCAGTGGAAGGGCTTTCCGCAGTGCGGTCAGCTGATGAATTGTCCCCGAGTGAGTCAGCTGAAGAATCAACGGCAGACCTCGAGTCGCTAATGAATATTGATATCGAAGATCTTATAACACTAAGAGAGGACCAGTGGGTGTTGTTTGGTGAGCAGCAATTCTACTGCTGTGAAAACTTTGGAAATATTTGCCCTAATTAG